The following proteins are encoded in a genomic region of Arachis ipaensis cultivar K30076 chromosome B02, Araip1.1, whole genome shotgun sequence:
- the LOC107626963 gene encoding ethylene-responsive transcription factor 1B-like, protein MTNNPLFFHNTDFWDQDSSYTASFGFQPMKNNDCVGFDEPFEDSLSFDMVDFSSSSSSESRTLKKEKKHEEEKEEDGKRRGRRSYIGVRKRPWGKFAAEIRDTTRNGRRVWLGTFESAEEAALAYDQAAYSMRGYSALLNFSFQRVKDSLQGIIMDSDSNNKHKPFSSSSSSPALALKERNSLQRKLSSWSSKSKNKNIKNKSKESSSSSSSKESSSTTTTTTNNNNNSGGVMVLEDLGVEYLEYLLSISESHHHQNTTSPSYSILPQK, encoded by the coding sequence ATGACCAATAATCCTTTGTTCTTCCACAACACAGATTTTTGGGATCAAGATTCATCATACACTGCCTCGTTTGGGTTCCAACCAATGAAGAACAATGATTGTGTTGGTTTTGATGAACCATTTGAAGATTCTTTATCGTTTGACATGGTTgacttctcatcatcatcatcatcagaatcaAGAACcttaaagaaggagaagaaacacgaagaagaaaaagaggaagatggtaaaagaagaggaagaagaagttaCATAGGAGTTCGAAAGAGGCCATGGGGAAAATTCGCAGCGGAAATTCGAGACACAACAAGAAATGGAAGAAGGGTTTGGCTTGGAACATTCGAGAGTGCTGAAGAAGCTGCTTTGGCTTATGATCAAGCTGCATACTCCATGAGAGGCTACTCTGCTCTTCTCAACTTTTCTTTCCAAAGGGTCAAAGATTCTTTGCAAGGAATCATCATGGATTCTGATTCCAACAACAAACACAaacccttttcttcttcttcttcttcacctgcACTTGCACTCAAAGAGAGGAACTCCCTCCAAAGAAAATTGTCATCATGGTCCTCAAAGTCTAAAAACAAGAACATCAAGAACAAAAGCAaggaatcatcatcatcatcatcatctaaggAATCTTCAtcaactactactactactactaataataacaataatagtgGTGGTGTCATGGTTTTAGAAGATTTGGGAGTTGAATATCTTGAGTATCTACTAAGCATTTCAgaatctcatcatcatcaaaacacAACAAGCCCTAGCTACTCCATACTACCACAAAAATGA